One genomic segment of Oenanthe melanoleuca isolate GR-GAL-2019-014 chromosome 5, OMel1.0, whole genome shotgun sequence includes these proteins:
- the RPL27A gene encoding 60S ribosomal protein L27a, with translation MPSRLRKTRKLRGHVSHGHGRVGKHRKHPGGRGNAGGLHHHRINFDKYHPGYFGKVGMRHYHLKRNQKFCPTVNLDKLWTLVSEQTRLNYAKNEAGLAPVIDVVRSGYYKVLGKGKLPKQPVIVKAKFFSRRAEEKIKEVGGACVLVA, from the exons ATG CCTTCCCGGCTAAGGAAGACCCGCAAGCTGAGAGGCCACGTCAGCCACGGCCACGGCCGCGTGG GCAAACACAGGAAGCATCCTGGAGGACGTGGTAATGCTGGTGGTTTGCACCATCACAGGATTAACTTTGATAAATA TCACCCTGGTTACTTTGGGAAGGTAGGCATGAGGCACTACCACCTGAAGAGAAACCAGAAGTTCTGTCCCACTGTCAACCTGGACAAGCTGTGGACGCTGGTCAGCGAGCAGACGCGGCTCAACTACGCCAAGAACGAGGCCGGCCTGGCCCCGGTCATCGACGTGGTGCGCTCG GGCTACTACAAAGTGCTGGGCAAGGGGAAGCTGCCCAAGCAGCCTGTCATTGTGAAAGCAAAGTTCTTcagcagaagagcagaggagaagATCAAAGAAGTTGGTGGTGCCTGTGTGCTAGTGGCATaa